The following are encoded in a window of Aerococcus sanguinicola genomic DNA:
- the yaaA gene encoding S4 domain-containing protein YaaA encodes MTETIEITGDFMTLTQLLKETGIIATGGQAKWYLSEFAVYIDGEQDQRRGRKIYPGSVVEVPAEEAIFQLVSASGAALDDAHDPR; translated from the coding sequence ATGACTGAGACCATTGAGATAACGGGTGACTTTATGACTTTGACCCAATTGTTGAAGGAAACAGGCATTATTGCAACGGGTGGCCAGGCGAAATGGTACCTGTCTGAATTTGCGGTTTATATTGATGGTGAGCAGGACCAGCGTCGAGGACGAAAGATTTATCCAGGGTCAGTAGTTGAAGTGCCTGCTGAGGAAGCCATTTTCCAGCTTGTCAGTGCTTCTGGCGCGGCTTTGGATGATGCCCATGATCCTCGATGA
- a CDS encoding cation:proton antiporter — MLLMSFAYIFIFGLLIDRVCKQIKVPSLIGFLFLGIVLGPHVLKLLDGGILDLSADLRQVALIIILSRAGLSLDIKGLLKVGRPALLMCFVPATFEILGTALLAPSILGISRIDALLLGTVLGAVSPAVVVPKMIKLMDEGYGMDKQIPQIILAGSSADDIYVLVLFSSFLGLAQGGDFQATQLLNIPISIILGILVGGLVGAGLNAFFKRFDWPTVSQVIFLLGFSFVFVSLEKAFPQVPFSGILAVMSMGILINRLDGKRAQDLSRYYNALWIPGEILLFVLVGASVNLPYAFQAGWLPILLIALVLCFRAVGVLVSLSHTNLSLRERAFSVIAYLPKATVQAAIGGIPLAMGLPSGEIILTVSVVAILLTAPLGAFGIDLSYKKFLSKE; from the coding sequence ATGTTACTAATGAGCTTTGCTTATATCTTTATCTTTGGGCTCTTGATCGACCGGGTCTGTAAGCAGATCAAGGTCCCGAGTCTGATCGGTTTTCTCTTTCTAGGGATTGTTCTCGGTCCCCATGTCTTGAAGCTTCTCGACGGGGGAATCCTTGACCTGTCGGCTGACCTCCGCCAAGTCGCCCTCATTATTATTCTCAGCCGGGCAGGCCTGTCACTGGACATCAAGGGCTTATTGAAGGTCGGGCGACCTGCCTTACTCATGTGCTTTGTCCCAGCGACTTTCGAAATCCTAGGAACGGCCCTACTCGCCCCCAGCATTCTAGGCATTTCCCGGATCGACGCCCTGCTTTTGGGGACGGTACTGGGCGCGGTCTCGCCTGCTGTGGTGGTTCCAAAGATGATTAAATTGATGGACGAAGGCTATGGGATGGACAAGCAGATTCCCCAAATTATTCTCGCTGGATCCTCGGCCGATGACATCTACGTGCTCGTCCTCTTCTCCTCCTTCCTCGGTCTAGCCCAGGGCGGAGACTTCCAGGCCACCCAGCTCTTAAATATTCCAATTTCCATTATCCTCGGCATCCTGGTAGGCGGACTAGTCGGTGCAGGACTCAATGCCTTCTTCAAACGCTTTGATTGGCCTACTGTTAGCCAAGTGATCTTCCTTTTAGGCTTCTCTTTTGTCTTTGTTTCCCTAGAGAAGGCCTTCCCACAAGTTCCCTTCTCCGGCATCCTAGCCGTTATGAGCATGGGGATCCTGATCAACCGTTTGGACGGCAAACGCGCCCAGGACCTCTCCCGCTACTACAATGCGCTGTGGATCCCTGGTGAAATCCTGCTCTTTGTCCTGGTAGGGGCTTCCGTCAACCTGCCCTACGCCTTCCAAGCCGGCTGGCTGCCTATCCTCTTGATTGCCCTTGTCCTATGCTTCCGCGCAGTGGGCGTCCTGGTCAGCCTCAGCCATACCAATCTCAGCCTCCGAGAACGCGCCTTCAGCGTCATCGCCTACCTCCCTAAGGCCACCGTCCAAGCTGCCATTGGCGGTATCCCTCTCGCCATGGGACTCCCTTCCGGCGAAATCATCCTCACCGTCTCCGTCGTCGCCATCCTCCTCACCGCCCCCCTAGGCGCATTCGGCATCGACCTCAGCTACAAAAAATTCCTTTCAAAGGAATAA